gtacttgttgatttccaactgctgcattaaagctgatattatcggacctctgcgactccagaccactctttctagaacacagatttgtgtcattgaataccatcattacatattggaatagacacatagattttgaatccttcaaatggtgaccccgacgctgaaaagagggagtccagagggttccggcccgaccgacagatcgggagagagacccgtacaccggtacgaggaggcagacgtaatcgtcagaggcgcctcaacataaaaaaaaggtaagcagacacctgttaattcaaagtactgctattcggaactgagaaccaaatttagacgattactatgtttcatcgtacctagtcaaaccaacagtggtgggaaatcaaccgtttttgtgttttgtctttgtccaaggggaggttagagtcctctccaagggttagagtccctgaactcgttgtctttgtccaaggggaggttagagtcctctccaggggttagagtccctaaactcgttgtctttgtccaaggggaggttagagtcctctccaggggttagagtccctaaactcgttgtctttgtccagagggaggttagagtcctctccaagggttagagtccctgaacactgtctatttgtgtggagtcagattgagtttaataaaaagagaggagtgtggtgtgtcttttctttgtcctctccggtacaagagggttacagaattgaattgatgtgaaaaagtaatatttgtgtggagtcgggttgagttgaatggtattttaaacagatctgtcgttctttaaaaaaaatatatatatatatataaaaagatccactaggtgtcctccaaggaccataattgccttcagtgCAAAATCTAACACgttgtcaaattgtgagatcactcacttttatcaatctcttgcttttttctttgaccaagaagttacagaaatcccgaggagagttggagaaaggtgggggctaaaagagtccagttactttgagatcttacaaaggtgatcccagagggtatacccctggtttataaattggttctaatacaattggaagagttatactagagcaaaattaagtgaatagacggtaaacgctaaacagctgtgttggtcaaagaatggtttgaggaaatgtatgtgaaaaattgtgaggaagcaattggaaagttacataaaggattggtttagagaggatcatggaaggttatgaaataaaacaagaaagttttgtggatgtgaagagatgattggtttaaacactgatgttttgaagaggaaactttgaatatactttgatggtatatgggataacattttaagtcaaaatagtaaaatctagggtttttaagagtttttatAAAGATATTAGATATAatgtggttaaaaatgagaaagagaacataactaaatgtacttttatttggagtttaattgtaatttggttttaagttttatttgagagttttatcagagcctggcatactgtttgggataaacagttaggctgtgataatgttgtattaatgaatggtattagtgcatgaagagggttattataacattcagttctgaaataatttgggaacactcatcaagtctgataaattgtggttatgatggtttgagctaattggctcgttttgaactgcagcaaaacgagttatgaagttctacctatctgaccttttatagaaaatatatttgggaaaaatgtttggctaatagctacattaagaacattttttggtctatatttcatttaagaagcatacggattctggtttggcataatgaaaattgcttttatcatatctttgataaaaagaggtgtgatttggtaaaatagagaatctaaaacaatattggtcttaaacttaactgttttaacagacagaaaaggttttttggagtgaaagaaattagactaacagttgattttctaaagaagggaacaaagaaacagattgtcatttctgggcatgactaataggagttgaatatgggggctcgttattagatgctgttacatgtgtttgctcaacaataagaaaactgaagggaaaatactgcctggtaattatagatacagtatgtttactatgtgaattgaagtctttcccagtcctataccagatgcataacaccatttgaattgatttattggagatcatatgtaataccacaacttaaacctttcacatagcatgatgaagaggcaaatcaaatggttaaccaattttataaaaaatgctaactagaaaagagatgtcttctgctaaattctgttccaggtgaagcagtaaaccaaagagtggaggagtcaaacgaggagattgggtattgattaaagttatcaatgaaaggagggatcttatgaagactttaaaatatcctgtctaatttctgttttttctatttgtttcgaatttattttattttattacaattctaaaagcttggctaaagttgtatgtatgtggtgaagggggcctgtgagcatgtccaggtctgccgtggatacatggatgtcgaatgtccactctggagtgacggtgggttttcccctataacatcattagggttttcccactgtgtccagtgtgtccacaccacttggccataacgctgcatagtctcatcattattgttgatttgtatgtcaacattgtgtaatcggtaatgggatattttttaaatttgggtttgttgtcacaccttactgttcgcatctcatttgactcagttactgcttgatcatgggagataaggtgatgcggggactgtaactcttttctgcttcaggacgagtcagaccggcgggtctgattacctaacccctgttctaaggccccattcccctggagaccctgccccatctgcccctatgcctcatcagacctatgagtggtctgccccccccctcccccttgaagaccctgtcccacctgccccaatacatcatcagatgttcggggaagcctgttgtacatttatggacaggaccattcaaggtcatcgagagaaccttgcacgccctaagggtgctggggaaaggaagtacgtggtaccactggagcatgtgttgtgctgctccggAATCCAGTCATACGttccaggagttggtggagaagggccaggaggggcagtgaaccgtttgctattgctacgaatgtgagagtccggacaagagggttacgactaggtcaagagtgatactgcttgaccacactagaattgtactggactaagaaggtttccgctattttacttaagagtgtgctatatcaatatcaacatgattgttgctgtatcccatgtatcaggtccctgtgtaacaggatcattgtctcggctgaggagaacccgacgaaggggttccaaatgccgttgctggggctggctgaccaggacgagaaggcggtggttggtccgggctatgttgattgatctctggtgttttcagagatcaaaagagggattaaagaatgtataatacattacaacacatattctagaactgtGATCACCAGCTGCTTATCAGGCACGGCACTaactataatcccagttattaatatgtgtggcattttaatcactgaatgcatcacgggcactgtgcacgagtgaatataacaacaggatttaagaaggatgcatgtcttaaagttatgtattgtgcttattaaagttatgtcttatgaaacttagaagtgtgctcgggcttaaacatagggtctcactgagtgtgggaagcaggctgttctctgtgtctctatctcttcattttcagaaacaaccttgaatctgggtggagatggcacccgaggaggtgggacgcggaggcaagaacaactccctgacgcacgagagaacaagctcaacccttttttgatacttgtgttttcaattgcattgtatattatatgctggggcagggaaagatagccagttggacttcgtgaaccagcccaaactctgttgcgggtagggaaacgtagacaaccccagagctctgtacttgttgatttccaattgctgcattaaagctgatattatcggacctctgcgactccagacgacttctagaacacagatttgtgtcattggataccatcattacatattggaatagacacaaagattttgaatccttcactgACCAGATCATTATCAGATAAGTTAAATCATGCCATACCCTGATAAAAAACTGTTCCTTTAATTATTTTGAGCAGTGTAGTTTAAAGTTGTTACATTATTGTCTGCATTCTGTTCTCTTTTTGCTTTAATGCTATGTTACATGTAGCAAAACCAACCTCAAGGATAATGGCCAATATTATCTTTAGTGATCTGTGCAAATGACCAATACAAGTGTGTTCAACTTCCTAAAGAGCAGCGTTGCACCTGACacttaaggccgaaatatactTTCCGCTATGTACGTGTACACATGCTGAATGGCTGCAGCACGTATCCTGCGTTCGCTTGGTGCGTACTTTGTGCACGTGTCCCTGGCCCTTAAATGTACGCATACGCAAGGTGCAATACCGACAGAAATCGTGGGCCAGTATACTATCCctgcatctcagatggaatgctaccatcaacctacccagacgctcccatgtcaccccgctcttcatctccctccactggctacccatcacggcccgcatcagattcaagaccctggtactgaccttccgagcggtgaacgggactgcgcctgcctacatccagtctctcctccagccttacacccctacccgccgccacctacggtcttcttctgacaaccgtctggtggccccacctctcaagagcacccgctcccaacccaagctcttctcctgtctggcctcccaatgggggaatcacctcctcacctccatcagagacactgactgtctccccaccttcaagaaaaggctaaagacgcacttgttccaaaAGTACACCAGCACTTAAAGAtttgttagttgtaactgatttacagttaggtccataaatatttggacattgacacaattttcatcattttggctctgtataccaccacaatggatctgaaagaatacatgtaaatggacCATCCTCTGAAGTAAAAATAGCCAGTTACAGAGTAGTATTATACACCAAGCACACTTCTTGCTATTCATAATCCGAAACCCTTCATGCAGTGGAAGAGGCGCCAACCATAGGGACTGACGTGGAAATTGACACCATACTGTTGAAACGATGACGATGggtatgattatggatttatctgattgaaaatgaaattttgaaaatgttcaccccttttagtattattttatattactgGGAACCATATGTTAAGCTGTTGACTTATTATAGTTGAGCTTAGTATTATTACCACTACTGTACAATAATATGAGGAATAgtatatcttaacccttgtgttggaGCCATTATacaactttgttttgttttatttatatacCACATTGGTGATGCTAATAAATGGGCAGTTTTATGTTTGAGCACTGGGTGGAGCATTGTCTTTGGGAAGGCATATAGGTAATTAACAGCCAGGGATACACAGGTGTGTGGCTAGGTGGAAAAGCATACAGCTTTTCACCGTGTCAGGTTTGTGTGTCATTGTTTGATTTGTGTGcaaaagaaaatgaatggaactaATCCAAAAATTAAATGAAATGGACTGTATTGCTGGTGCTACCGTGAGCAGGCCGTCAGCACAGAAATGCAGACATATTGTGGACATTGATTATTGGCACGCAGAACACGCGTCCAAGCAAGTGCTTCCCTGGTCCCACCTCATTGGCCTAATGTAGGAGTTGGTAAAAGACTCTACACCTTGTGTTGTCATAAGGGTCAAACATGACTGCTATTATATTTAACAGCAGAGAAAACCcccaaatagtttttttttttacccaactTCAAATGTCTTACTTTTCCTAGTGACCCCAACAtttgtaaaatgtataaaataattaacatcacaacaaccacaaagacacagtggagggggtggagacgttTCCGTCCACtgtgtctcccatcttccttcctaccctcatttatcctgtgttttctgtttggggtcagttcttcttgtttgtcaagcctacagtaccagcatgtttttctctacctcctttagtcttttctgcctcTTAGTTCCCCTGGTCCTTACATCCTGCCTGGCCTGACTTCGAGtctgcctgctgccctgtacctgaatgactctgCCTTGTGGATGACAAACCTAGCCTGCTCTGAATATTCTTTGTCCGTCCCCCTTGTACCTTTAATAGACCACAAACTTACGACCAGTGTGTgattcagtgtgtggtgtgattaTAACtgttgttgtgtcatgttgaacaGGTATGCAGACCTGAACCACAAATAGTTTACAATAacgtccaaaagaaaacacaccttGTGTAATTATGCAAAGAGACGCTCACTGATGAGGCTGggactaggcctacataaaacctTTACCGGCATGTAAAATTTTGTTTAAGTTGCTTGGCAGATTGTGTTTGTGATAACGAGCCAGGCCACCTAAAGCTATGTAGctaatgatgaatataaagttatgCTACCTCAACGTTAACTCATGTCAGCTGCATACCTCTCCCGACTTAATAAAACTAAGTTAAACGCTGTGGTACCGCGCTCCTTCacttgagtgagagagagatgtgaaagcaGAGCACTAATCCGCctctaagaaaagaaaaaaactaatgcATTAAATATAATGCATTGCCTGGCCATAAGCACACTGCAATACTTTGAGAGTGCTAATTTTTAGTTCAAATAcacagttacagatcaaatTTAACTTTTTACCGAGTCaaaccctactgcttgtgtgttttgagtggtctggtcttgacccggTATCGCCCTGACTTGGTCTTGGACTTGACTCGGTATAGCCCAGTCTTGGTCTTAGTCTTGACCCTTTCCCGACCCCTCAAAGTCTTGGTCTTGTCTCGGTCTCGATACACCTTGGTCTCGGTTTAGGTGatcttgactacaacactgtctcctggttatgtcatgttgaacatgaatacagacctcagtgtctccagcttgcagagtggattccccagtccagcagagagcagcttcatgcctgaatcccccaggttgttgttactcaagtccagctctgtcagatctgaggaggggagagctgaggccagCGCTTCACAACACCGTTCTGAGAGGTTACAGTCATTCAGCCTACATGACATAAGGAGAACATGAGACATCATGAGTCACGTTTTGTATTATAGGAACATACGATAATCAAACACTATGACATTATGTGCTGTTGTAATATtatctaaaaaataaaaataaaagcctTATACATACAGAGCAGTTTTGGAGTCTTTGACCACTGGCAGCAGCCTCAGAAGACCTTCCTCTGATCTGAAGTATTTCTTCAGGTCAAACACGTCCATCTTCTCTTCTGAAGTCAGCAACACAAAGACCAGAGCTGACCACTGTGTAGATGAGAGCTTCTTCTCACTGGAGAGACTTCCTGAGCTCAGGTAGTGttggatctcctccaccagagaatgGTCATTCAGTTCATTCAGACAGTGGAACAGATTCATGCATCTCTCTGGAGAGGAATTCTCTCTGATCTTCTTTTTGATGTACTTGACTGTTTTCTCATGGCTCTGTGTGTTGCTTCTTGTCTGAGTCAGTAGGCCTTGTAAGTCAGTCTGGTTGGACTCCATTGAGAGGCCCAGgaggaagcggaggaaaaggtccAGTTGTCCATTCTTACTCTGCAAGGCCTTGTCCACAGCACTCTTGTAGAATTGGACTTCTGGTTTCTCTCTGAAAAGAGCCAACAGTTTGTTGGAACTGGAAGGTACTGGATTCTCAGACATCAGATTCTCATCGTTGTTGATGAatgagacaaacacaaacacagcagccagaaaCTCCTGAAAGCTCAGATGGACAAAGCAGAACACCTTCTTCTGGAAGACTTTACGATCCTCTCTGAAGATCTGTGTGAACACTCCTGAGTACACTGAGGCATCACAGACATCAATTCCACACTCTTTCAGGTCTTTCTCATAGAAAATCAGGTTGCCTTTCTCTAGCTGATGGAAGGCCAGTTTTCCCAGTGACTGAATACTCTGAATGCTGTCTTCATCCCAGTCTGAATCTGTCTCAGTTTTCCCATGATACTTCACTTTCTTTTGTATGGTCTGCAACACCAGAAACTGTGTGTACATCTCAGTCAGGGTCTTGggcatcttctctttcttctctgttctcagcATGTGTTCAAGGACTGTAACAGTAATCCAAGAGAAGACTGGTATGTGGCACATGATGTAGAGGATCCTTGATGTCTTGATGTGTGAGATGATTTTCCTGGCCAGGATCTCATCACTGCATCTCTTCATGATGTACTCATCCTTCTGTGGGTCATTGAACCCTCGTACCTCGGTAACCAGGTCAACACACTCAGAagggatctgattggctgctgcaggtcgagtggtgatccagatgagagcagagggaagaagcTTTCCTCTGATCAGGTTGGTCAGCAGCACATCCACTGAGGTggactctgtgacatcacaccatctcttgttctttttgaagGCTAAGGGCAGTCGACACTCATCCAGACcgtcaaagacaaacagaacgtTGTACTTGTCGTAGTTGGAGATTCCTGATTCTCTGGTTTCCGAGAAGAAGTGATGGACAAGTTCCATCAGACTGAACTCTTCTCCATCCAACAAATTCAGCTCTCGAAACGGGAGAGGAAAGATGAACTGGATTTCCTGATTGGCTAGTCCCTCAGCCCAATCCGTGATGAACTTATGCACAGAGACAGTTTTTCCGATGCCAGCAACTCCTTTTGTCAGAACAATTCTAATAGGTGTAACTCGTCCAGCTGAGGGTTTAAAGATGTTGTTGCATGTGATGGCTGTTTCTGTTCTTGCTGATTTCCTGGATGCTGTCTCAATCTGTCTCACCTCATGTTCTTTATTGATCTCTCTACTCTCACCCTCTGTGATGTAGAGATCTGTGTAGATCTTATTGAGAAGAGTAGTGTTTCCTTGTTTAGCTATGCCCTCGAACACAGTTTCAAACTTCTTCCTTAGTTCAGATTTGAGTTTCTGTCGACAAATCTCAGCACGCTCAtctaaacaaaaaacaacatgttaagtgtgtgttttttgttaaACGAAGTTTTGATGATTCACAGATTATGAACTGACAATGTGTCCTCTATATtcaattcaaaacatatttcaaatctatGATCATTTATCAGGTACACAATAATGAAACAGCTTAGTATACTCACACATAGTACAAGGTCATATAAAGATCTACACGACATTGGGCTACTCTGAGTCTCATAACTTTCTTTATGTAACCTTCATCATATACCATCAATCGGTCAACTGAGACTAAATATGGAGTATCTTACTTTTCTCCAGAGTGTCAGCCAGCTCCTTCTGGTTCatgttcctcaggacgtgcagtGTGATCTTCAGAGCTCCCTCTCTGGCACTGCTCTCCTGCTTCTGATATTCAGGGTCCACCACTTCCTGGTCCTCCTTCTGACTCTCTAAGCCTTCTGGAAAATCTGAACTCAgaatcctcttcatcctcttcagcTCTTTCTTCACAAACCTGATGACGGTCTCCTCAAGCAcctgaaacagagagggaagaTATCAGATTAACCAGGAACTATCTACACAGTAGAACAATATGATACAAATTATTCCGTCTTGTTTGTACTTTAGATTAATACAAAACTCACTGTGAATATGGAGGACAAGTCCTCATGGTGACTCTGGTGTGACTCAGACTTCTCCTGTTGATCTCTGAGGACAAGAGATGACATTACTTAACCACATGAACCACATGTACAAGGGCTGATAATCTACTAAATAGTATATCATAAATAAGCATGAGTGGTAAACTTATccactcatgcatacacacagacacactgtataAGAGTGATATTATCACTACCAAGTAAACCATCTTCTATACCACTACAAGGCACTATTCCTTTAATACATTCATCAAAGATAGGAGCACTGTCACCCCCAGGTAAAcaagtgtgttgtgtttcaaccagacactgaagatgacatcaggatCCACCTCACACAGGACTGCATGTTTGCTAGCAGCCTGCTTTAGACACTGCagcactcctccacccaggagTTTAAGGCCTTCTGGTCTCAACCAGTCTAAGTGGGCTGAGCCCCACCTGGTCTGTGCTCATACCAGGCCTGGTACCTgcagggctttgtgtgtgtgtgtgtatgtgtgtgtgctgtgtatgtgtgtatgtgtgtatgtgtgtgtgtgtgtgtgtgtgtgtgtgtgtgtgtgtgtgtgtgtgtgtgtgtgtagggaggttaTTGTTGTCAAACTTTCACTAGAGCTGCTGATGAAGAAATTATCAACACACTGTTGGAATTACGACAATGGAGAAATGATCATGGTTTATATGATTGATATAGAACCACTTAATcaactttttacttttatatgctatattattgaaaaccagatgcaaagttgTTGATTGATTAGAATTGCCACTAAAACATAATAATGGCCAAATGTGGAAGTCCAGATACACGGGGTTTGAGTGCCAGAGAGAAAAGAATGTGTGTAGGCCTCTCCCATGAAGGACTACAAAGCCCAGATATTGAGAACTACAACCGCCTGATGTCAGGGGACAGATTTATGTCCTTagactcagtgtccctgtgcagctgggcTGCAGGGCCCCACGTGGGCCTTGGAAAGAGAAAGTAGGGGGAATGTACGGGCAATGTAAATTTTGTGACCATTGACCAACCAGGCGTGAAATACATAAATGCATCTGTGACCAGAGATAATGTACCAATGACAAAAGATCTCAAAATAATGGAAAGCAGATATATAGacaaatgtccggagaaaaagTTAGTCTGATCTCGAGACCACactcacgtttgttggaatcgTTCCTCTGTGTTGGATTCTAATAAACACTGCATCTTACTTTGCTGCCTTTTCCGTGCTGTTTTAAAAACTTGGATAGTTGATGAAAACTTGGATATTGGATACAAATTTGGATTATTGTACTTCAACACTGCACTGATCTCTCTTATTTGTATGTAAAGCTATTATAACAAAATTACATGTTTACAATAAATGTCAAGTCTTTTAAGGTGGAGAAGTAACTCACAGGCTTATCCTGGTTCACTCTAGTCTCTACTGAATTAGAGAGAGCAGCTTTGAAGAATTTGTCTGCACCGACATGGAATGACCTAATGGTAGTATGGTCTGGCTTGCTTAAGTGCATTAGTTTCAGGGTagtttgttgtggttgtgttgtggttgtgtctctgtgttaatGTCAGATAAAGTTCAACATTAAAGCAGCACAGTGGACTGGTAGGTTGTGGTCCTGTCTCTCACTGATCAAACACAACAAGGAGGTCAAAGGTGTTGATGTGTCTGATGGTGGTCTAGTGGTTAAACCATAGATACATAAAGAGAAGACCAACACCACATGTTAATGAAATAATATTAAATAACAGCTCCCTCTCACTGTGTAGCTCTACCTCATGGTCTGAACATAGCCAGGCTATGAGTTCTGACTTTGTTTAGTAGAAATGTCACATGATGATCCTGAATCTAATGATGACGTTATACTTCAAATTATTTATTGTGTGTTGTCAATGAATGTGTGTGGCCTACCTacctgtatacactatacacagACGGCTTCTTCACATCATGTCACCTTCATCATATAAaattgaacaccagcagaggtcagtacatacccttcctcattagaaggtcctcctccatcactgaacatgATAGGTTGATTCATAGAccagtcactcttcatggacacacagctgggtacaggtgaggctggtctctgctgtctcatactgtcaacaaacacaacaaagtgtcttacaaacataaatcactAAAGTAGACACCACAGATATATCATACTGTCCAACATGTGTTGCTGTAGTCATTCATCAGTACGGTCAGAACCAGGCTTGAATATTGTTGGTCAACTTGaatgagtcagacaggcaggttcccagacctgttgttactctgtatctctcactgtgaacctttaccacatggtctgtatgtcagccaggctggcagtcagcatctctaaccctgtgttttagtagggatgtgatgagggatactttagtatctactgtcagcagctctaaccctgtgttttagtagggatgtgatgagggatactttagtatctacagtcagcatctctaaccctgtgttttagtagggatgtgatgagggatactttagtatctagtCAGCAGCATTAACCCTGTTTTAGGTTAACCAGCAGAGGTTAGTACATACCCTTCCTtattagaaggtcctcctccaccactgaACATGATAGGTTGATTCATAGAccagtcactcttcatggacacacagctgggtacaggtgaggctggtctctgctgtctcgtactgtcaacaaacacaacaaagtgtcttacaaacataaatcactAAAGCAGACACCACAGATATATCATACTGTCCAACATGTGTTGCTTTAGTCATTCATCAGTACGGTCAGAACCAGGCTTGAATATAGTTGGTCAACTTGaatgagtcagacaggcaggttcccagacctgttgttactctgtatctctcactgtgaacctttaccacatggtctgtatgtcagccaggctggcagtcagcatctctaaccctgtgttttagttgaaattgggtcaggaaatgtattgatttctgagtcccaagagtaaaatggtaaaaagtatactttagaggattggtaaagattaaattggtaaagattaaattggtaaagagtaaattggtaattggtaatcagctgagtgtttaagaaagaaaaaagtaaagaaaagggaaaaagtgaagaaaggcctgaattatgaaatttcaaagttagtaacgcgcacgtgttcatttttgttttatatgttttttttaggTTAAAAGGAGTGAGAGTAACTAATGTGTTAGATTAAACGCTACATACAAATTACAAACataaaattttaattatttttcttttgtttgattatttgtaATTTACGATTAGTAGGggtatattttcattgaaaagttGTGTTATTGGTAAATATAActgttggaaaaaaaaaataaaagagagaaggggataattatttgattttactttgtttgtttctttcaaGAGGTAAAACATGGGTTGTGGTTCAAGCAAGAATGATGGTCTGGGGATAGATTTATCCTGTCCAAATATCAATTACATGAAACGAAATTATGGCAACAGTAGTTTATCACAAATTTCTGTTTGGATAGATGATTGTGGGTTTCCAGAGGAAGGGTCTTTTTCTCTTAAACAACTTAGAACATTGAAATTCAATCTTACCCggaaagaggaagaaactaAAGATTGTTTTTTAATAAGAAATAGATTTCAGGCAGATTGGAAATCTTTCGGTGAATGGAACCAGGAAGGTTTATTACGAGAACAGAGTAGGATAGGGACAAATTCACCTATTTCTCAATGTTTCAAAGTTCGCAACTCAG
The DNA window shown above is from Osmerus eperlanus chromosome 3, fOsmEpe2.1, whole genome shotgun sequence and carries:
- the LOC134017786 gene encoding protein NLRC3-like isoform X5, producing MSLSGEREEGGTASKMSLSGEREEGGTVSKMSFSEEHDMDTKAKSPIQQRPASPVPSCVSMKSDWSMNQPIMFSDGGRPSNEEGMRQQRPASPVPSCVSMKSDWSMNQPIMFSDGGRPSNEEGMRQQRPASPVPSCVSMKSDRSMNQPIMFSDGGGPSNEEGMRQQRPASPVPSCVSMKSDWSMNQPIMFSDGGGPSNEEGTRQQRPASPVPSCVSMKSDWSMNQPIMFSGGGGPSNKEGMRQQRPASPVPSCVSMKSDWSMNQPIMFSDGGGPSNEEGDQQEKSESHQSHHEDLSSIFTVLEETVIRFVKKELKRMKRILSSDFPEGLESQKEDQEVVDPEYQKQESSAREGALKITLHVLRNMNQKELADTLEKNERAEICRQKLKSELRKKFETVFEGIAKQGNTTLLNKIYTDLYITEGESREINKEHEVRQIETASRKSARTETAITCNNIFKPSAGRVTPIRIVLTKGVAGIGKTVSVHKFITDWAEGLANQEIQFIFPLPFRELNLLDGEEFSLMELVHHFFSETRESGISNYDKYNVLFVFDGLDECRLPLAFKKNKRWCDVTESTSVDVLLTNLIRGKLLPSALIWITTRPAAANQIPSECVDLVTEVRGFNDPQKDEYIMKRCSDEILARKIISHIKTSRILYIMCHIPVFSWITVTVLEHMLRTEKKEKMPKTLTEMYTQFLVLQTIQKKVKYHGKTETDSDWDEDSIQSIQSLGKLAFHQLEKGNLIFYEKDLKECGIDVCDASVYSGVFTQIFREDRKVFQKKVFCFVHLSFQEFLAAVFVFVSFINNDENLMSENPVPSSSNKLLALFREKPEVQFYKSAVDKALQSKNGQLDLFLRFLLGLSMESNQTDLQGLLTQTRSNTQSHEKTVKYIKKKIRENSSPERCMNLFHCLNELNDHSLVEEIQHYLSSGSLSSEKKLSSTQWSALVFVLLTSEEKMDVFDLKKYFRSEEGLLRLLPVVKDSKTALLNDCNLSERCCEALASALPSSDLTELDLSNNNLGDSGMKLLSAGLGNPLCKLETLRLSGCLVTEEGCASLASALRSNPFHLRELDLSYNHPGEKGLKLLSAGLEDPHCRLEKLNVDHGGECWIKPGLLKAWRHACELTLDPNTAHRELSLSEENRKVTRREEQPYPDHPERFEDWEQVLCREGLSGRCYWEAEWSGGVVHIAVTYKGISRRGRGADCRLGDNNKSWSLVCDDNSYSAWHNNKRTAIPAPPSSSHRVGVYLDWPAGTLSFYTVSSDTLTHLHTFHSTFTEPLYPGFCVWHDSSVSLCQVE